DNA from Eucalyptus grandis isolate ANBG69807.140 chromosome 5, ASM1654582v1, whole genome shotgun sequence:
CTTTGAATTTATCATGGGGAGATCCATATATACACAGAGCATATCGTCTGAGGACATTGATCAAAACTAGTCAAAGAAAAAGCTTGAGGTGTGAAACTCAAATGGGTGAAAATTCTCTTCACAAATTAATTTCTAGTTTCAAGTTATTACGTGCCTTGGATTTGCATGACAGCGGTATTGAGAATTTGCCGAGTTCTATTTGTGAGTTGAAGCACTTGACATTTCTAGATCTCTCTGAAAATGAAGGAATCGTAAGGCTTCCTGATTCTGTGACAAGATTGGAAACCTTGCAGGTACTTAAACTCAATATGTGTTACAAGCTAAAAGAATTGCCAAGGGATATAAGAAAATTGGTCAACCTCAGGCAACTGGAGATTAGCAACTGTAATGCCCTATCTTATATGCCACGAGGGATGGGTGAGTTGACTCTTTTGCGCACACTAACAGATTTCATTTTGCCCGGGGATGATTCTTGCCCAGAGAGTTACACTGGGCTAGGGCAGTTGAACAGATTAAACAATTTGAGAGGAAGGCTCAGAATTGAAGTAAAGGGAGAAATAAAAGATGTGGTAGCAGAAACAAATGCTGCgaacttgaaggagaagaattCCTTAGTTTCACTAGTATTAGTGTGTGCCggaaaagaaagtgatgaagttCTCCTTGAAGAGCTGCAGCCAAGCTTAAATCTTCAAAGCTTAGAGCTAAGAGGCTATGGGGGTGCAATGTTTCCAAGCTGGATGTCTTGCATGCCTAAGTTAGTTGAGCTACGGTTGTTTCATTGTGCAAGATGCATAAGTCTCCCACCACTTGGTGAGCTTACTAGCCTCAAGCATTTGGAAATTGTTGAGCTACCTATAGTGGAGTACACAGAAAATGATCTTGATACCCTCTCATCACTTCCTAATCTCTCTGCACTAAGGATATGGGAGTgtcctaatttaaaaaatattccgCCACTTCTGTATCTCAAGCAGTTGAAACTTCCTAGTTTCCCTTTGAAGTCATTGCAGACCTCAGTTGCTACTGTTGAACATGTAATTGGTATTGATGATCAAGTGAAGGATTTGATCAagttattgaaaatagaagatGAGAAGGTTGGAGTGTGCATTGTTGGAATCTATGGAACTGCTGGAATCGGCAAGACAACTATTGCAAAAGCCGTATATGACAGACTTTCCTCTTATTTCAATAGATGTAGCTTTCTCACGGACATTGGAGAAACAGCACAAAATGTTGGTGGTATTCAGTTTGTGCAAACTAAGTTGATATCCGATATTCTTGAGCGAGAATGCGATGTTGCTTCTTTCAAAGGAGGAATCAAGTTCTTCCTGGATGTATTTCGCAGTATAAAAGTTCTTATTGTCCTAGATGATGTGGAAGAACAGTCTCATCTTAATGATCTGGTAGGAGACAAGCTTGACTGGTTTGCTTCTGGAAGTCGAATAATTGTTACTTCAGAAAATGGTGGAATTCTCCAAAGATATGTTTCTGAAGGCATGGCTCAAACCTATGGAGTGACTGAGATGGATGATGATCAAGCTCTTGAACTTTTTTGCAAGCATGCTTTAGGAACAAATCATTTTATACCTGGCTATCCTGAAATTGGGAATCGCATTCTCAAAGCTATGGGGAAGGTTCCATTTGCTATTGAAGTTATAGGTTCATTTCTGCGTGGAAAAACGACAAATGAATGGGGGAAGATAGAGGACTCGATGAGACAACGGAGGCAGAACTCTCAAGAGAGTTTGAGGGATTGCAGAGAGATTTTGAAAATCTGTTATGAAGCACTAGATGAAAAGCAGAAACAAATATTTTGGGACATAGCATATTTTGCCAACGGCGTGGATAGCCGAATTGCATCATATATGTGGTCTGATCAAGATCTTTTGCCTTCTCATGATGTTTTGATGCCCCTAGTCAAAATTGGAGGAGACAACATGCTGTGTATGCATAAACTGTTGAAGCACCTCAGTGGAACTATAGATGAATATGCTGGAAGGCGGGGTGGGCTATACATGCATGTTTCAGACCTGGAAGTAATCAACAGGAAAGAGGTAAAGGCTTTCTGTTCAATGGTTTGCTTTCTCCCATATAATGAAAGCCCCGACATATTAGGTCTAATTTGTTATCCAGTTTTTTTCGTTAATTTACCATCTATAGGTTTTCTTCGCATACACAAAAAAGAAAGCTCCCTCATCTTTATTACTTAGCGAAAATGTCGAATCATATTTCATAGCTTCAGATTGATTCATTACTCTTGGTAAATGTAGGGAATGGAAGAGGTGGAAGTCCTCTGCTTTGACTGCAAAAATAATCGTCCCCATACATTTACTGAAACTAATTTCAAGAGCATGCCAAATATAAGATTCTTGCAATTGGATCATGCAAGTATGGGTGGAAACTTTGCAAATGTATTTCCAAAGTTAAGGTGGCTTTGTTGGCAAGGGTGCCCAAGGGATTTTGAAGCAACAGAATTTCATCTGACTGAATTGGTCATTCTTGACCTTTCATGGAGCAAAGTCACCGAAGACTGGGGAGGTTGGAGGAAAATCAAGGTGTTTTCAATTTACTGCTCTAATGCATCTGTTTTGTTAATTATCTGGCAATTGACCTTATGACGTTCTCTTTCCTGTTTTACAGATGGAGCAATTGAAAGTCTTAAATCTCACTGGGTGCACTGACTTACTGATAAGTCCTACGTTTTTTAGTTTCCCAAATTTGGAGATATTGATTCTAGAGCAATGCTCTCGATTGGTCCATCTACGTCCTTCGATTGGTGGTCTCAAAAGATTACTTTGCCTGAATTTGAAGTCCTGCATTGAACTCAACACGTTGCCTGCCGAATTGGGTGGCTTGCAAGCTTTGAAAGAACTCCTCATTGATAAGACTTCTGTGGAAAAAATTCCCTCGAAAGGTGGCTTAAGGAAACTTGAAACTCTTTCTGCCTCCAATTGCTCATCGTTGAGTCTCCTGCCCCATCCATTTGAATGCCTGACATCACTTTCAGTACTCTCAGTTGATGATTCAAAGATTACCAAACTCCCCGATGGAATTGGAGAGCTTGTGAAACTCCGACGCTTGTCATTGAGGAATTGTCGATGTATACGAGAACTTCCAGAGTCCATTGGCCAATTAGGAAGCTCTTTAGAGGAGCTGGATATATCGGGAACAGGGGTTTCACAATTGCCTGATTCCTTTGGAAATTTGCAGAGGTTGAGAGTGTTAAAGATGGACTATTGCTTCATTAGagaatttcctaattttattgGGCGTCTACTCAAGCTTGAAGAAATACATGCCTCCTCGTGTAGGAGCTTAAAAGGGGAGATTCCTGGCGACGTTGGGAAGCTAATTCATTTGAGAATCTTGAGGCTGCAATATTCCGGTATCTGCAGCCTACCTTCTGAAGTCAAGCATCTTTCCAAGCTGGAGACTCTTGATCTACTTCACTGCGACAGGCTTCATGAGTTGCCAGCACTTCCATCTGGTTTGATTAATGTTCGTTTGAGTCCAAAGTTGAAGGAAAAAATGTCTTAATCTTTAGGATTTGCCTCTATTTCTGGAGTTGGTGCTGGGTGCCACGGGCTTCCTCGcaaatttttttccaagacATTTCAACTGTAATAGTATGTAAATAATAAGAATCTTGACCATCTCACCTCCAACTGATTTTCAAAAGAGAATGGTCGCTGGGCTTGGCTGAATTTTCCCATTTCCAACCGCCCTTCTTATGATTTGCTGTTGATCTGACAAATTGAATGTTGGAACAGCCTATACGTAATTAATTCATCCCAATTTAACGACCCAACAATAGTGTTAAGGACTGAAAGTCGCCTGAGCAGCAATGTGATTTGGAAATGTTATAGGAATACCAAGGTACCTTCATCGCAATGCCATGTTTACTTGCGTTCATGAAGATGATACATCTTCATCGTTTTACACGGATTGGTTGACAGCCAATGGCCATGTGTAGAATGGGAGAAGCCTAACAAGACGCAACTGGCGCGATACAGCAAAGCTCTCCCCAAAGAAAACGAGGATCAGGATCCCTTCGCCTCCGAAGAGCTACGGCGGAGGACTATCCTCTCGAAGATAGCTAGACCTTTGGATGATTTTGCAAAAGCTGGAAAATTATGGGGCATTGGCGGCAAATTTTACGAGCTCAAGAATATTGTCTCCGCTCTATGCtttgatatcattttttatCTAAATGTCCATTCACATTATGTCTTATCATTTAAGGCCCGTTTGAAAACCGGTCAATTCTCggttatttcattttttatgtttcagaaaaaaaaaaaaaaaaaaaatccatttagtaatgtgagctaatttttctactctcaagaacaaatttatttctgagaatggatttggaacaaaattaagaaattgaaaaaaaattacttctttattttaagaaacaattataaaatcaagttatgtttttttttcttcctcctctagccaaTTGTCAAGCTTGGCGACCAGTCAAAGATGGGTCTGGAGATTGACGACCTGCGACCTCACTAGGGGCTGGCGAGGCTCCCTCCAGGCTAGCAAGTTCGCTagctagagaaggaagaaaaagagaaggaaaaaagagagaaaaaaaaaagaaaaatctcataaaattaaaagaaattttagtcactaaaaattttaagagtCATATTAAATgcactcttgatttttttatactccggaaatataaattttatacaaTTATCAAACCTGTTTGAATGCTCAAAAATTCGTCTAGGgaataaaatcaaaagcaaCTATTTCTGAATGGAaattgtttccaagaatagattGGTTACCAAATAAGCTCTTAACATACCACTCTCCGTAAATTGTCTAAGCGCACATACATATCgcattttattttacttaaatgTTGCcgaatacatatttttttttacctccaCGATATGGTCCATCCTAAGGGATTGTTTGTGGACGCCAGGCATGGTTtcctctttcccttcttcttcatttcagaAGACGACTTTACTCTATAGATCGATCCTGACCCTAAATAAGTTAAAATCTCAAGAACATGCGTACACACACAAAGGCGCACATATATAAGCATACATGTCTAGTAAGAAGTATATGCAAATAATGCCTTAGAATTTCGAACAAGTAAAAGGATATGAAAATTAAGTACGGTAAGTATTCCATCATCTCGTGACATATTTTACATATGAATAAGTGGAAGATATTAGACAATTTCGCCATCAAAACCACAAATCATCGTGTAAAATTGTGCGTTTTTAATGATTGTTCTAGGATTTTAGACAATTTGCGCTTGTGATTTTCCACGAAACTTAAATTCTCTATCTGTCCGTCCAAAAGTCAATAAAGATGCCTCCTAATTATAGAGAGGACGTGAGAAGCCTTAATCCTTGTAATTGCTTACGATTTGTCAAATTAAGATTATCTATCCACCATTGGAATTTTAGCCAATATTTACTTTGATTTAAacaagggaaaaagccacaaaaaaatccaaactatgcccactatgacacatttatcttaaattttttttggtgacatcaaaattctaaatttgtacttttatgacatatttaccctagTCAAGGTTTAGTTTACATGGATGCCGGAATGTAATGTTTTGAcatacatgatttttttttttttttttttggatctaaGTTGACATACGTgatttaagtgaaataaaaacaataatgttTTGGCTGGAAAATTATTTCACAAAGCCTTGATAGGAGTAAATGTATCATATGGtataagtttgtgatttttatatCACAAGAAAAGTTTAAAGTAAATGATCGAGTAGttataattttggatttttatggctttttatggctttttccctttcaacaAATATCAAATCCATTTTGAACTCGATATGGATTTACCTTGTCTAATCGATTTCTACCATCATTCAAGTTTAATTGTTCTATCATGAGTATACATCCCTAATTTGATTGGACAATTATCCTTGTcaaaactattattattattattattttttggtcgaaagagcatttcattcattcattcatcaaTAGAAGTGCTACAAGCGACATTAAGATAAGATTTCGAACATAAAATGTCCCACAGAAGTTGGGGGGGTGCGAAGATCTCCACCCTAGAGGAAGGGTCTTTGTGCGGTGTGCTTTCGCAATCCAATCGGCTGCTTGGTTGGACTCCCGCGGGATATGTGTAATACTCTTTAAAGGTAATTGGGCCAGCAGACGTTTTCCTTCTTCCATTATATTGCGCAAGGCCCATGGAATTTCTTCTCGGCCCATAACCATCTCAACAGCTAAGGAACTATCACTTTCACTGCATTCTTGTTGCCCTTTTTCCTTCACATGCGGTATGTGTCTTTTTTCCAGAAACTGTACTCCTCGCACAAGTGCTAGGGTTTCAGTTTGAAAGGGAGTACTTGCCCAGATGTCTGCTGTGAAACCATCAACTAAGAGACCTCTTGCATCGCACAAAATTCCTGCGATTGAGCTCGGTTTGtctggatttatc
Protein-coding regions in this window:
- the LOC104444972 gene encoding putative disease resistance protein RGA1, with product MAEALVLRVAKLLDDFPNDEELWSAGGEVSELKKTFSFLRSIVSDAENRNLRGHWEIKIWLGDLKDAFYDAEDLLEEWNIEVTRREPLSIFEKLKQKVITSSSTSKQVALRQEIIARARDIRKRIEAIAARGRDLGLRECGEDVRVERRERLDSFVYDEEIVGREDAKTVIMNFLLDSDSDEQISVLSIRGESGIGKTALARCLYEDDMVKNHFNLRIWVCVGYGDFRYHESELRKIRGRETTERVDDMERLRKYLLVIDDLPYVDPEQWGSLKSLLMGGTRGSKILITTDDGSVADHTSTTPSYCLEALTVESSFDLLMRMACQEEEETRNPIKVDIGRRIVKTCYRFPLEIRTIGSLLFSKKTEAEWLHFEDEILEGSAGLGDLRLHLNLSYNHLPCHLKQCFAFCSLFPRDWVIDKQMLMSLWMAEGFILPIDNGDWDMEDIAHDYFMDLLSRNFFQDCIKDELGNVTSCRMHHLVHDLACRVAGTEYRRIYHLRSCLEERARHISWDSTLNLSWGDPYIHRAYRLRTLIKTSQRKSLRCETQMGENSLHKLISSFKLLRALDLHDSGIENLPSSICELKHLTFLDLSENEGIVRLPDSVTRLETLQVLKLNMCYKLKELPRDIRKLVNLRQLEISNCNALSYMPRGMGELTLLRTLTDFILPGDDSCPESYTGLGQLNRLNNLRGRLRIEVKGEIKDVVAETNAANLKEKNSLVSLVLVCAGKESDEVLLEELQPSLNLQSLELRGYGGAMFPSWMSCMPKLVELRLFHCARCISLPPLGELTSLKHLEIVELPIVEYTENDLDTLSSLPNLSALRIWECPNLKNIPPLLYLKQLKLPSFPLKSLQTSVATVEHVIGIDDQVKDLIKLLKIEDEKVGVCIVGIYGTAGIGKTTIAKAVYDRLSSYFNRCSFLTDIGETAQNVGGIQFVQTKLISDILERECDVASFKGGIKFFLDVFRSIKVLIVLDDVEEQSHLNDLVGDKLDWFASGSRIIVTSENGGILQRYVSEGMAQTYGVTEMDDDQALELFCKHALGTNHFIPGYPEIGNRILKAMGKVPFAIEVIGSFLRGKTTNEWGKIEDSMRQRRQNSQESLRDCREILKICYEALDEKQKQIFWDIAYFANGVDSRIASYMWSDQDLLPSHDVLMPLVKIGGDNMLCMHKLLKHLSGTIDEYAGRRGGLYMHVSDLEVINRKEGMEEVEVLCFDCKNNRPHTFTETNFKSMPNIRFLQLDHASMGGNFANVFPKLRWLCWQGCPRDFEATEFHLTELVILDLSWSKVTEDWGGWRKIKMEQLKVLNLTGCTDLLISPTFFSFPNLEILILEQCSRLVHLRPSIGGLKRLLCLNLKSCIELNTLPAELGGLQALKELLIDKTSVEKIPSKGGLRKLETLSASNCSSLSLLPHPFECLTSLSVLSVDDSKITKLPDGIGELVKLRRLSLRNCRCIRELPESIGQLGSSLEELDISGTGVSQLPDSFGNLQRLRVLKMDYCFIREFPNFIGRLLKLEEIHASSCRSLKGEIPGDVGKLIHLRILRLQYSGICSLPSEVKHLSKLETLDLLHCDRLHELPALPSGLINVRLSPKLKEKMS